In Actinomycetota bacterium, the genomic stretch CCCAAGACCGCCCGCCCACGTACTCCAGGAACTGACGGACCACCAGCAGTCCCATGCCGCGCCCGTCGCTCGGGCCCTGGGGGGTGCCGCGGTCGGCGACCACCACCTCGACCTGGCCGGCTGCCGGGTCGGCGTAGACGGCGACCTCCACCTCCTCGGGCCCGCCA encodes the following:
- a CDS encoding ATP-binding protein, whose product is GGPEEVEVAVYADPAAGQVEVVVADRGTPQGPSDGRGMGLLVVRQFLEYVGGRSWVERRQGGGTVVRLSLPLRPPATAAQPGRLDRAVST